The Granulicella arctica genome segment CGCGGAAAATCACCACATCAAGATGCTCCGGATGTTTCACCGGACTGGGCACACCGCTGTAATACTTCACTGGGCGAATACACTGGTACAGGTCCATCAGTTGGCGCAACGCAACGTTCAGCGAACGAATGCCTCCGCCCACCGGCGTCGTCAGAGGACCCTTGATCGAGACGCGAAAATCCACCGTCGCCTTTACCGTATCTTCCGGCAGCCAATCCTTGGTCTTCCGATACGACTTCTCTCCGGCCAGCACCTCGTACCACTGGACCGAACGCTTGCCTCCATACGCCTTCTTAACCGCCGCGTCGAACACTCTCTGCGATGCTCGCCAAATGTCCCGCCCCGTACCATCACCCTCAATGAAAGGGATAATCGGATGGTCGGGTACAGTATATTTTCCATCCTTGTATTCAATAGGCTGGCCGTTCGTCGGGACAGGAATTCCGTTGTAAGTTGTCTGCATGTCGTATGGCTCCAGAGAAACGTATCCAGATCAGGGGCGAAGAATATCATCCAGTAAAGATGTGTGGCAAAGCTGCACCGTGACGCGAGCTATGAATGACTACAGCCACCCTCTTCCGTGCAATCAAACGCGTGAAACATTAAGATAAATCGCTGCGTCTTAGAGGATGCCGTTCGCTGTTCCGAAGGTAGGCCCAGCGAAGGTTATCGTGTATGGCTCACGAGATTACCTGGAATCTGATACGGTGGATTGTCTTAATTTCATGAGAACCGATCCCTATCTACCGATTCTCGTCCTGCTGCTAGGGGCCCTCGGCTTTGCCGTTGCCCCTCTTGCACTGGCATGGATTTGGGCAAAGAAGTTCTCACCTCCCAAGCCCGGCCGCGACAAAAATGCGGTTTACGAATGTGGTTTGGAGGCATCAGGCGATGCCTGGGTTCAATTCAAACCGGGCTATTACCTATATGCCATCATCTTTCTGGTCTTCGATGTAGAAGTAGTCTTTTTGCTGCCGTTTGCGACGGCGTTTAACGGATTCGGCGTAGGCGAATGCATCGCCATGCTGGCCTTTTTGCTTCTGCTCATCGAAGGGCTGGCTTGGGCCTATCAAAAGAATGTACTGACCTGGACATAGCCCTTACGCAGAAAACTGTTACGCTACCACCCAAAGGGTTTTCGGAATGGATGAAACGCTAAAGATCGAGCTGAGCAAGCAAGGTATCTTCGCCACCACCCTACAGGAACTCTACAACTGGGGCCGTAGAAGTTCCCTATGGCCACTGAACTTCGGCCTGGCCTGCTGCGCCATCGAGATGATCGCCACCACCATGGCTCGCTATGACTTGGCTAGATTTGGCGCGGAGGTCTTTCGGCCATCTCCTCGCCAGGCAGATCTGATGATCGTCGCCGGCACCATTACCAAAAAAATGGCCCCGCAGGTCGTGCGCCTCTATAACCAAATGCCGGAGCCGAAGTATGTCATTTCCATGGGTGCCTGCGCCATCTCCGGGGGACCGTTCAAGCAGGGCTACAACGTCCTCAAGGGCATCGATCGTTACATCCCCGTCGATATTTATATCCCCGGCTGTCCGCCGCGGCCCGAAGCCCTGATCGACGGTTTCATGGCCTTGCAAAAGAAGATCGACACGCAGCAGCTAACAGGAAGCAACAGACCGCGTCATTTAAACGCCGATGAACCGAGCGAATTTCCCGTGCCGGAATTTGGCGCGCATGATCTTGAGCCGTCACAAAACCCCGAGATATGGCACGCTCCTCTGGTCCATATTTCCCTGGCCGATAACGATGAATCTGGAACTGCTTGAATCCGAGATCGAAGCGAATGTTCCCGGCTGCCGATTGGAAATTATTCCCAATCCCAGCCCATCGGCCCAACATTCCCTACTGATCAATCCTGAACACGCATTGACGATAGCCGAATTTCTGCGCGACGCAGCACATCTCCGTTTCGATTACTGCTCTAACGTCACCGGCATCGATTGGCCTGCACCTGAGAGTTCAGGAAAGATAAAGCTTAAGGAAATGGGAGACGGCATGGAGCAGGATGTCGAAGAGGAGATCAAAATCCAAGATGCCGGATACCTGGAAGTCGTTTACCACCTTTACTCCATGGAGAAAAAACATGGGCCAGTCACTCTCCGCATGCGCACGGAAGATCGCGCCGAACGCGTACACCTCCCGTCACTGACGCCGGTCTGGCGAAGTGCAGATTTTCAGGAGCGCGAGATCTTCGACCTCTATGGAGTTGTCTTCGATGGGCATCCCGACCTGCGACGCATTCTGATGTGGGATGAGTTTGAAGACCATCCCATGCGCAAAGACTACCGCGAACCGGATGATTACGAGTACGAGCCAACGGCGCATGATGAAGTACTTCGAAAAGCGAAGCAGCATCACAGCACAATCGTATGACGACAAACACCCCACTGCCCCCCACCGCGCATTTATCACCAAAACCATCGATCAATAGCGGCGGCACCCAGTTGCTCGAAGTCTCGATGGGCCCGCAGCATCCTTCGACGCACGGCGTTTTTCGCATGGATGTCGTTCTGGACGGTGAACGCGTCATCAAGCTAAAGCCAATCTTTGGGTATCTGCATCGCAATCACGAAAAAATAGCCGAGGACGAAACATACCTCGGCTCCATGCCTTACACGGACCGGCTCGACTACTTCTGCTCCATCACCAATAACTGGGCATACGCACTTGCCGTTGAAACATTGGCCGGAATACAGGTGCCCGAACGCGCCGAGTATCTTCGGGTCATCACGGGCGAGCTGACTCGGCTACAGAACCACGCCTGCCTCATAGGATTTTTGACCCAGGACATGGGTGCCAGCGGAACACCGCTGATGTATGCCTTCCGCGAGCGCGAAAAGATCCTCGACCTCTTCGAGGCACTCACCGGCGCACGCATGATGTGCAATTACATGCGTTTTGGCGGCTGCCGCGTAGACCTGCCAGCAGGCTGGCTCCAGCAGGCCAAAGAAGTCGTCGAAGCGTTCCCCCGCTTTCTCGATGAATACGAGAGCCTGCTTGCGAGCAACGAAATTCTTATGTCACGAACACAGGGCGTTGGCGTGTTGTCGAAAGAGCTAGCCGTTAACGCAGGCATTACAGGACCAATGCTGCGGGCCTCTGGCGTCAACTACGATCTTCGTAAAGTGGATAAATACGGCATCTACGATCGGTTCACCTTTCGGGTCCCGCTCGGCGATCACGGCGACGTCTATGACCGCTACATGATCCGCCTGTTGGAGATGCGTGAGTCGGTCAAGATCCTGCAACAGGCCATGCGGGACATCCCAGACGGCCCTATTATGGATGCGAAGACTAAGATACGCGGATTCCGCCCCAAAGCAGGAGAAGCCTATGGACGGATCGAGGCTCCTAAAGGTGAACTCGGCTTCTATCTCATCAGTGACGGATCGCCGAATCCCTATCGCTATCGCGTGCGACCGCCCAGTTTGATCAATCTTACCGTTCTCGAAGACATGTGCCTCGGCCAGAACGTGGCGGATGTCGTCATCATTTTAGGCAGCGTCGATATCGTAATGGGCGAGGTAGACCGTTAGACGACGTGTAAATGGGATAGAGTGGATCAACCGAATTTAGATCATTTTCAGTAGGGTGAGAGATCGATGCTTGGTGCAGGTATTCTGAAGGGTCTGGCGGAGACAGCTCGGAATTTTCTGGGCAGCTATGTCGATAAAGATCGACTAACGACCGTTCAGTTCCCCGAGGAACGCGCGCCACGCATCGAGGCTTCACGCAACTTCCCATTCCTGGTCTACGACGGCACCGCTAAGCAAGAGGGTCTACGTTGCGTCTCTTGCCTGATCTGCGAAAAGGAATGTCCACCCAAGTGCATCTTCATCGAAAAGAGCACGGACAAGAAGCCAGACGCCACTGGCAAACTACAGTTCTACCCCGCCACCTTCAATATCGACATCTCCGTATGTATGAGCTGCCAGATCTGCGTCGAGGTTTGCCCATTCAATGCCATTAAGATGGACGTCGACTTCGAACTAAGCACTACCGATCGTTTCAGCGATCTGCTTTGGAACAAGGAACGACTGGCTAAGTCGAATGAATACTACCGCGAGATCCATCCCATAGAAGCCGCAGCCGTCGATGCGGAATTGGCTGAAGCCCGAGCAAGGGTAGCTGGAGCAAAGGCAGTTACCACGTCCCCTCCAGCACAACCATCAAGCGGGAGTTCTGTAGAGAAATGACACCCGAAACGATCGATCAGATCTTCGTGATCTCGAAGCACTGGCTCCTCGGTTATATGCCGACCGCCTTGCAACCGATCGGCTCAGCCATACTCTCTGTCGTGCCTGTTCTTGTAGTCTTTCCACTGCTATTTGCCATCACCACTGTTCTGGAGCGTAAAGGTCTTGGACGAATCCAGAACCGCTACGGTCCGAATCGCGTCGGCCCTTATGGTTTCTGGCAGCCTATAGCAGACGGCATCAAGTCACTCACCAAAGAAGATGTTGTTCCTCGCACCGCAGACCAGGTCGTGCATTTTCTTGCGCCGCTGCTACTGGTCTTAGCGGCCTTTCTAGGCTATGCAGTTCTGCCCATCGGCAAGAATATGGTGATCACTAATCTAAATGCTGGCGTATTGTTTTTCTTCGCTGTCGGCTCTATGGTAGAGCTCGCCGTCTTCATGGCCGGTTGGTCCAGCCGAAGCAAATACTCCCTGCTCGGTGCGATGCGCGCCGTAGCACAGATGATCAGCTACGAGGTGCCACTGGTTCTCGCGGCCATCGTCATCATCATGGCATCTGGTTCGCTCTCCACCGTCGCCATCGTAAACATGCAGGCCACTTACACCGGCATCTGGCCGCACTGGTTCCTCTTTACACCCTGGGGATTCGCCGGGTTTATTCTCTTCATGATTGCGGCGACAGCAGAGTCCAATCGTGCGCCCTTCGACCTCCCCGAAGGCGAGTCCGAGATCATCGCCGGATATTACATCGAATACTCCGGCTTCAAGTTCGCACTCTTCTTCCTCGGCGAATACCTAGGGATGTTCGCAACGAGCGGCTTGGCGATCACACTCTTCCTCGGCGGATGGGCAGCCCCGTTCTCCTTCTTGACTTGGATTCCGTCATACATTTGGTTTTTTCTCAAACTGCTGACGTTGATTGCAGTTTTCATCTGGGTCCGCGGCACGTTTCCGCGCCTGCGTATGGACCAGCTGATGGGTCTAGCCTGGAAGTTCATGTTGCCGATGACATTGCTCAACATCTTTACTGCTGGCATCTGGCACTTCATACCCGAAGGTATCTTGCGATGGCTGGTATGCAGCCTCCTAATCGTGGCCCCATGGATACTGCTCAGCCGCGGCCTCAAGCAGCGAAAGAAGCTTCAAGTTCGGACCTACCGTTTTGCCGAGTAAGTACGCCTTAGAGGTTAAGTAGAGGTTCGAGATGACCGCATCCTTCCTTATCCTTGCCGCACTCACGATCGCTGGAACAGCGGCTGCAATGAGCCTGCGCAACTTGATCCATTGCGTCCTCGCCTTGACGCTCGGCTTCCTCGGTCTGGCTATGCTCTATCTTCAGCTTGGCGCGCAATTCGTGGGCTTCACACAAATTCTCGTATACATTGGAGCCGTAGCGATCCTTGCCGTCTTCGCCATCATGATGACGCAAAGCGCTGGTCCGCACGCACAACCGGCACTCTCTTCCTTCTGGATAACGGGCTGCCTTGTAGCCGGCACCGTCTTCGTGGTTCTGGCATGGGCAATCTGCTCCGGATCAGCTTCAGCTCCAACACCGCCACAACCAGGCGTCTCGGTCAATCAGATCGGTGACGCGTTGATGCACCAGTTCGCCTTGCCCCTGGAGATCATGGGCCTTCTCTTGACCGCCGCACTCATCGGCGCGGTGATACTTGCGATGCCGGAAAAGAAAGGAGAGCAATGAACTCGCTGACTGGCTATCTGCTCCTGTCCGCTCTTCTTTTCTCCATCGGCCTCGCAGGCGCATTGACGCGGCGCAACGCCATTCTTGTTCTCATCGGCATTGAACTGATGCTCAATGCAGCGAACCTGAACTTCATTGCCTTCTGGCGCTATGGTCCGAATCCCTCAGCTCTAACCGGAATCATGTTTGCGATTTTTTCCATTAGTGTCGCCGCAGCAGAGGCCGCCGTAGGACTAGGCATTATCCTCGCCGTCTATCGGCACGCAAAAACCACCGATTTAGATCAGATGAATTCCATGAAGGGCTGACGGCTAAGAGACTCGATGACCTGGATCGTCCAAAATCTGTGGCTGGTGCCCGTACTGCCGATTACGGCAGCGGGGATCATCGCTCTTACCAAGCAGCGCCACCGGGTGTTCGCAGCTTCGCTCGCTATCGGCTCCATGGCAATCTCGTTTCTCCTGTCACTCTGTGCCTTTGCGCACGCACTGTCGACCAGTCAGGGAGAAGCAGCCAAGCAGGTCTTTAACTTCGGCTGGTTTCAATTTGGCAGCGAATGGCTGAAACTCGGCTGGATACTCGACCCTCTCACCGCAGTAATGTTGTTGATGGTCACCTTCGTCGGATTGCTGATCTTCGTCTACAGCGTCGGCTACATGGCGCACGACGAGAACTTCACGCGTTTCTTCTGCTTCCTCGCGCTCTTCGCTGGGGCCATGCTTGGCGTCATCATCGCAAACAGCCTGCTCCTGCTCTTCATGTGCTGGGAGATCGTCGGCCTGACATCGTATCTTCTGATCGGCTTTTGGTATGCCAATCCAAAAGCTGCTGCGGCAGCAAAAAAAGCCTTCCTCGTCACACGCATCGGCGATCTTGGATTCTTCCTCGGGATGGCGTGGCTGTATGCGCAAACCGGCACCCTGCTCTTCTACGACGGCGGCTCAGGCTGCCTCGAACACTCCGCACTCACCACTCTCGTAACCCAAACAACCATCTTCGGAATCACAGCCTCCACGGGTATCGCGTTGCTCATCTTCTGTGGAGCCGCCGGGAAATCCGGTCAGGTTCCCCTGCATGTCTGGTTGCCGGACGCGATGGAAGGACCAACGCCCGTCAGCGCACTCATCCACGCTGCAACGATGGTTGCAGCCGGAGTCTTTCTCATCGCACGTATCTATCCGCTGATGAGCGCACATGTGGCATCGCTTCCGCTGCTCACACCGACTCTGGCGCTGCAAGTCATCACGTGGGTGGGTGCGATCACCGCTCTCTTCGGAGCCCTGGTCGCAGTCGCTCAATACGACATCAAGCGAATTCTCGCCTACTCCACCGTCTCGCAGCTTGGCTACATGATGATGGGCCTCGGCGTCGGCGGCGTGTCCGTCGGCATGTTCCATCTCATCACCCACGCCTTCTTCAAATCCCTGTTGTTCCTCGGCGCAGGCTCGGTCATTCATGGTTGCTCCGGCGAGCAGGATATCCGCCGCATGGGTGGTCTCCGCAAATTCATGCCAATCACCTTCGCGACGTACGCCGTCGGAATGCTCGCGTTATGTGGATTCCCACTCTTCTTCTCCGGCTTCTGGAGCAAGGACGAGATATTACATGCAGCCTTTGTATGGAGCATCTCCCGCATGCCGTTCTACATGGGTGCGTTCGGTGCATTGCTAACTGCCTTTTATATGACGCGACAACTCTGCTACGTATTTGCCGGAGTATCGCGTCAAGCAGCAATCAGTCATACCTTCCTTTCGTCAGACACCCACGGCCATAACGCAACACCACACGAAAGCCCCGCCGTCATGACGACACCACTGCTGATCCTTGCCGCCTTCGCCATACTGCTTGGACTGATCGGCGCGCCCGCATGGCCGTGGTTCCAATCTTTTCTCGAAGGCGAACACGCGACGCTGAACTTCGCTGCTTTCTCTAACGCTGGCATTCTCCCGCTCATGGCAGCATCATCGTTTCTCGTCTTTCTTGGTCTGGGCCTGGGCTGGTGGCTCTATGGCCGCAAGCCAATTGCAACCGCTGAGCAGCCGGACGCGCTGGGGAAGATCCAACCCCACCTCTTCTCCATCCTGAGCCATGCTTTTTATGTAGACGAACTGTACAGCGCAACAATTCTCCGGCTAAACGCCCCGTGCTCCCTCGCCTGCGATTGGTTCGACCGATGGGTCTGGAATGGTGCCGTACAAATCATCTCCTATCTCGTCCTCGCTCTTGCATGGCTCGATAACTTTTTTGATACGTATGTTGTGAACGCCAGCTTCGACGAGAGCTGTCAGACAGTCTCTCGTAGCGGTCAAATCCTCTCGCGACTGCAAGGTGGTCGCATTCAGAGCTATCTCCAGATGATCGGCCTCGCGCTCATCGTACTTGTGGTTCTCCTACTCTGGGGGACCAAGGCGTGATCGTATATCCATGGATCACCACCCTCACCGCTATACCAGTCGTAGGAGCACTACTCCTACTTGTCATCGGCGAACGAAATAAAAACCTTGTGCGCTGGCTCGCCATAGTCTTCAGCTTCGCTGCACTGCTCCTGACCTTGATCCTATGGCGTCATTTTGATTCCGCCTCGGGCTCACTTCAATTTCAGGAGCGCTACCACTGGATACCTGCTCTAAGCATCGAGTATCACGTAGGCATCGATGGCCTCGGGCTCCTCATGCTTCTGCTCTCTTCCATCGTCGTGCCCATTGCAATAGCCGCATCATGGAAGATCCAGGAGAGAGTATCACTCTATTTCGCTCTCGTGCTTCTCCTGCAAACCTGCCTCTTCGGCACCTTCACCGCCTTGAACTTCGTCCATTGGTTCACGTTCTGGGAACTAAGCCTGATACCAGCCTTCTTTCTCATCAAGCTATGGGGTGGCCCGCGACGCACCTCGGCGGCCACACAATTTCTCGTCTACACGATGGTTGGTAGCATTGCCATGTTGTTGGCATTTCTCGCCATTTTTCTGGCGACGAAAAAATTTGACTTCATCGAACTCGCTCAATTAGCGCAAAGCGGGCAGCTTATGCCCGCGGTTATCGCGACGCTCGGCTGGCACCACTTCATCCCGCAGCACGTAGCATTGATGATCTTTGCTGGTGTCTTCCTCGGCTTCGCCATAAAGGTACCGCTGATCCCCTTCCACACATGGCTCCCATCTGCCTACTCCGAGGCGCCGACAGGCACCACAATCCTGCTGACCGGTGCAATGTCGAAGATGGGTCTCTACGGCTTTCTGCGTATTCTGTTTCCCATCTTCGGTGCGCAGATGCAGGCAGTATTGACACCGCTCCTATGGCTCGCTGTAGCTACGGTCGTTCTCTCGGCCTATGCCGCGCTCGCGCAAAAAGATCTGAAGCGCATCTTTGCCTATTCCTCCATCAACCATCTCGGCTACTGCCTGCTGGGAATCTTTGCAGTAGCAAAGTTCACCGGTGGAGACATGGCCCTGACCCCAGAGAAGTACGCCGCAATGAACGGTGTTTTTTTGCAGATGTTCAATCACGGCCTGACCGCTGCAACTCTCTTCTGGTTCATCGCCATGCTGGAGCAAAGAAGCGGAGGCCTACGCAGTCTCGGCGACTTTGGCGGCTTGCGCAAAGTAGCTCCTGTGTTTACCGGACTCATGGGCATTGCACTCTTCTCGTCATTGGGTCTTCCGGGTCTCAATGGATTCATCGGAGAGTTCTTGATCTTCAAGGGCTCTTTCCCTCTCGTCACCTGGGCTACGGCTCTCTCCGTGATTGGCCTGATGGTGACAGCAATCGTAATTTTAGGGATCATCCAGCGTGTCTTCTCTGAACCTCTCAATGAAAAATGGCTAACTTTTCCCGATCTCACAATAGGCGAATGGATAGTTTTAGTACCTGCTATCGGATTGATGTTTTTACTAGGCATCTATCCGCAATTAATACTCGCATTCGTGAATAACACGGTGATACAGATGGTTCAACAACTAACGTTTTAGTCGGAACATAAAACTGGCACTCCAACTATGCTCGCGTGGACGATCTACATATCATTTTTCGGAGCATTGACTCTGCTCCTGCTGCCGAAGGGTAGCACCGCCGTCGCGCGCATCCTCGCGCTGCTGACAGCAACCGCTGGTTTCGAGATCGCACTCACAGCATTCCTGCAACACAGAACGGGTGAGCTACAGACAATCACGCGCGTTCCATGGATACCCTCTCTCGGCATCGAATATCACCTCGCCGCTGACGGAATCAGCCTGTGCCTGATCCTTCTGACAGGAATCATCGCGATCACCGGTATTCTTTTTTCCTGGAATATCGTGACCCGCACAAAAGAATTCTTTTCGTTCTACCTGTTACTCATCGGCTCCGTATACGGCGTCTTCCTTAGCTACGATCTCTTTCTTCTCTTCGTGTTCTATGAGATCGTGATCATTCCCAAGTATTTTCTAATTGCCATTTGGGGTTCCACGCGTCGCGAATATGGCGCGATGAAGCTAGCGCTCTACTCTTTTATCGGTAGCGCAATGGTCCTTATTGGAGTCATCGCAGCCTATGTCGAGGCCGGAGCAAAGACCATGTCTGTCAATGATCTTGCCGGCTTCCCCTTTCCGCTCCACTTTCAGATGTGGGCTTTCCCACTAGTCTTCGTTGGCTTTGCAATCCTTGCTGGTCTGTGGCCCTTTCACACCTGGGCCCCTACGGGTCACGTCGCTGCACCCACGGCGGCTTCGATGCTCCTCGCCGGCGTGGTGATGAAGCTCGGAGCGTATGGCTGTCTCCGCGTGGCCATGACGCTGTTCCCGCTTGGCCTCGGTCCTTGGGGCTTCCATGTGCTCGGCCTCGCCTCGTGGCGCGATGTCTTCTCGCTTCTCGCAGTCATCGGAATCGTGTACGGTGCAATGGTCGCGCTGGTGCAGAAAGACTTCAAATTCGTCATCGGCTATTCTAGCGTCAGTCACATGGGCTTCATCCTGCTCGGCCTGATGACCTTGAATCAGATCGGCATCTCCGGTGCCGTGATACAGATGTTCTCTCATGGAATTCTTGCAGGTCTGCTATTCGCCATCGTTGGACGCATGGTCTATGACCGCACGCACACCCGTGAGCTCACAGCCCTCGGTCCGATGAATCTCAACAAGGTCATTCCCTTTTCCGCAGCCACCTTTGTGCTGGCTGGCATGGCCAGCATGGGTCTGCCGGGTTTTAGCGGGTTTGTTGCAGAGCTGATGATCCTTATCGGCGCGTGGCATGCGTTTCCTATTCTTGCAGTCTGCGTAGGCGTCGGTATCGTGATTGGCGTCGTATATATCTGGCGCGCTATGCAAAAGGCATTCTTTGCCGAACCCGACGACGCATCGACCCAATCGTCGCTGTTCCCTATCTCATTTCCAGAGCGCCTGGGAGCACTGATTTTGATCGGGACCAGCATAGCGATCGGACTCTATCCTCAGATACTTCTGAAGGTTATTACTCCAGCATTGAATTCTCCAATGTTTGAAGGCCTACGCAAAGGCGGCTGGTAATGATCTCCTACTCGCAACTGTTACAGCTCGTCATGCCGGAGGTCATCATAGCGATCACAGCACTGATCGTGCTAGCAGCGGATCTCTTACTCCTGCGTAACCATCCGACGCGACTCCGATTCTCCGTTGCAGCTGGTCTTGCATCGATTGGCTGTACAGGCGCAATCCTCCGACTACTTCTATCTTCAGAACAAACCAATGTCCTCGACGGAATGCTACTGACAAACCCAATAGTGCATTTCGTCCAAGTGGCATTGCTCGTCTTCACCATCATCACCCTCTTGCTCTCCGTGGATTCTACTTTCACTGAACACATCGGCGAGTTCGTCCTGCTTATCCTGCTTGCAACAACCGGCATGCTGTTCCTCGTAGGGTCTCAGAACATCTTGATCATCTTTATCTCACTGGAGCTGTTGAGCCTGTCGCTTTATATCCTCACAGCCTTCGACAAGCGCAGCCCACAATCCTCTGAAGCTGCCCTGAAGTATTTCCTTTTCGGTGGTATGTCTACAGCGTTTCTGCTTTTTGGATTTAGCCTGC includes the following:
- a CDS encoding complex I subunit 4 family protein: MLAWTIYISFFGALTLLLLPKGSTAVARILALLTATAGFEIALTAFLQHRTGELQTITRVPWIPSLGIEYHLAADGISLCLILLTGIIAITGILFSWNIVTRTKEFFSFYLLLIGSVYGVFLSYDLFLLFVFYEIVIIPKYFLIAIWGSTRREYGAMKLALYSFIGSAMVLIGVIAAYVEAGAKTMSVNDLAGFPFPLHFQMWAFPLVFVGFAILAGLWPFHTWAPTGHVAAPTAASMLLAGVVMKLGAYGCLRVAMTLFPLGLGPWGFHVLGLASWRDVFSLLAVIGIVYGAMVALVQKDFKFVIGYSSVSHMGFILLGLMTLNQIGISGAVIQMFSHGILAGLLFAIVGRMVYDRTHTRELTALGPMNLNKVIPFSAATFVLAGMASMGLPGFSGFVAELMILIGAWHAFPILAVCVGVGIVIGVVYIWRAMQKAFFAEPDDASTQSSLFPISFPERLGALILIGTSIAIGLYPQILLKVITPALNSPMFEGLRKGGW